Below is a genomic region from Fundulus heteroclitus isolate FHET01 chromosome 5, MU-UCD_Fhet_4.1, whole genome shotgun sequence.
ATTACAAAGACTATAGACTTTAATTTGACCCAATAATGCTCTCCAACAAAATAGCTAAAGACATAGAAAAACCCAACCATTTTGTTCCTTAGGTGTCTAAAGTTAATTTGATTGATTTCACAGAAAAGTCTGGCTAATGGCTCAGAACAGCCGCAGTCTACAGCCAGTCTTCAGCATTGCCTTTCCCTGCACCTCAGGGCTCTCAGCCGGGCATGTGTGGACAACATTTGGAAACAAGCCGGCGTTGAATGTCAGAATACGTTTTCACCGCCCACTGTGCTGCAGATCTTCAAACCTCCACATGCACAAAAGCAGGCCGAGCAATGCttacagaataataaaaaaaaagccttgtaGGAGAACAGTGAACTGATCTGCCCACactgatacacacacacacacttacatcAGTGGGGAAAAACAGGGTGAGGAGAGAAAGCACAAACCTTTGCGGGTAATAAATCTAAACGTTTTCCGTGTAATCACTCTGTACGTTTTGacatttattcttgtttttcagGCCTGGTGGGTCACTGAAACTGCGACCACAGACCTTTGGGGCAGGTGGGACTTGAAAAACCTAGCCTGGCATTACAGCGAGCTGCAGAAATACACCGAAGTCCAATCAGGTTTGAATGCAGAGAACAACTCAACTTCAGCCGCGCCAATGGCAGAAAGctcaaacgttttttttccccgtctcGCTGCAGACTTCCTCCAGTCGGTGCAGGCCACCTCGGTGCTGGCCTGCGTCTTCACCATCCTGgccctgtttgtgtttgtggcCCAGCTGTTTACCCTGCCCAAAGGCCAGAGGTTCATCTTCACCGGCGTGTTACAGCTAATCGCCTGTAAGTAACCTGGAGTCAAACGGGGAGTGCCGCTGCCAGAGATATTGATTCATGCTTCTGTTTCGTAtggctgttatttttttttttaaatatattttgtttgtttaatgctCGGCTGACCGAAGTCAATAATGCCATTAAGCCTCCGTGCTTCTGGTACGGCGCGGACCAGACGCAAGGCTGAAAGATTACAAGCAGAAACAAATATGTTGAGATTCTGTCACATTACAGAGAGATGCGTTATTAGTAACCCCTGAGGCACACGTGAatgattattaaaaacaataacagtgtgtgtgtgagatcaGGTTTTAAAGGCCATGAGAAAAATGGGACGAGCCTCCATGTAGAGAACCCAAATCCTTGGCTTTCCGTGATACTAAGCTGGTATTTCTCTGCTCTAAAGAGTGTCCTTCGCCTGACTTACGGCCCATATCCCGTCTGCAGCAATAGTTCTGGTAGCATTTCCTCATCCAGATCACTGCTAATCTCTTCCACCCCAATCATCTGCAGTCCGGAGCTGCTTTTCGTTAAAACAGTGCTGTTTGTTTGCTAACAGCGGTTTGTGTTCGGCTATTTTGGATGTAAATGCCAATTCCTTTACTTGATCTTTTTCCTTCAGTCACAGACATTGACTCCTGTCTTTTGGTTTGGCAGATGCATGCAGTGCGTCATATATTTAATTcagctttccccccccccctacttcaaatttcaggattttatctgagagagcaacacaaagtagcccAAAACTAAGAAGCGAAAGGAATTCCTGGTTCGCTAACTGTTTTGAAGCAACTTCTTATTCAGCTTGATTCCCCCCGATGCCCTTAAATAACTGGGTGCAACAAATTGCCTTCATGAGTGAATAGACTCCATCTGCGTGTGATTTTTATCTCAGCACAAACGAAAGCAGGGTCCGTTGGTAGAGCGATATCCCGCTCTTTGAACCCCTCGCAGAACTCTGTTCAATGCATCTAAAAACACAGCTGCACAAAACTGTAGTCTGTAATCGTCTATCATCCTCCTTCCATTTCAGTAActtgtgctactttgtgtttttctattaccttaaatccaaataaaatagattttaggTTTTTGCATGTGATGtggcaaaatgtaaacaaaaaggaTGGGTATAAATGTTTGACGTCTCGCCACTTCATAGCAGAACGTGTTGCGTGGAAATTTTTTTACCCTGGCCCGTTCTGACGTCTCCGTTACTCCGCCAGTTTGTTCCCAGTCTGTTTGTTCTCTCTTTAAATTAGAGGCACGTCTATCTGGGAACAACAACTGTGTTGAATTATCTTCCCGGGCTTTTATCATCCTTTCCATTGTTTCAGCTGTCAGCGCCTTTGGCAGGGCCGCGTTTCCTGTCCGTCCGCCAGCTCACTCGCGTCTGCCAGCACACCACGCTAACCCTAGACTCAATTGCAAAATCCGGGGCCAATGCAACTTGTCTCTCATCGCTTTTAATACGTTTTAAGACCATATTGTCTGACGCACGTACGTATCAGATAATGGTTAGCATGCTTTTATTTATCTCGGAGACATGAAGCGAAGAAGAGAAAGGAGGTCAGGGAACACCCAAAGACGACTCCGCTGCCGTTACAGCCCCCAGTGGGGGACGCAGAAGGGCGGGACAGTTTAAGACTCATGTTTCTGTGCGATCCAGGAGTAATGAACAGAAATCAGGTCGGCTTCCAAGAAGGGGGAACTAGCTCCTTTTTATCTCGCAGAAGGTGGGAAAGTAAAAAGGTACTTTTTAATGTGGTGGATCAACAAAAACAGCACAGAAGCAGCGTTAAAGAGATCAGGATTTAACAcatccctttttttccttccatgtTCGGCTCCAAAACAAAGCTTCAGTTGACGAGTAGCTTACCAAGCCGCCGCTGCCCGGGACGTTGCATTGTTCCAGAGCTTTGTCGCTTCAGTCACGATTCGAAacaattgcatttttttcatcCTGCAAGCCTACGGCTGCAGAGGTTCTGTTTTTCAGTGTGCAGCCAAAGACAGCAAAGCCTGGAAGGATCGCGTCAGAACCACTGATCAGGATTAAACCTGCCATGCATTTAAACGTGATTGTAATGGCCGTGGAAAGAGCTTAAAGATCGTGTCGGGTGTTTCCGTTGGCGTTTATTCATCCAGGGCATCGTGCTGCTTCTGGACGGGTTTTTAAGACAATACTGTAGGCTAATCAGTCAGCGGGTAAAATCAAAAGAACTGGACAGTACTGCCGTAGCTGGTTAAAACAGGATTTCACATCTGCACCACCTTCTGCCTTCTCCTCTCAGCCATTCGTATTGAACATTTGCTGATGATGGATAAGCACAAGAAACACACAGAACAGCAGCCTCTTGGAAATGTTCTGCCATCGTGACTTAGCACCACGTGGAAAACATGTAGCTgtaattcttatttttattttacaggcaCATCTACACAAAATTAGAATACCATTAAACCGTTTTAGTAAAACTCTTtacaaaaaatttgaaaaaatttactTTATGTTCGTTAATCTTGATGATTATGGGTTACAGTGACTGAAAATTCTAAATTTGGGGTCTCATAAAATCAGATTGCACTAagtaataaagtatttttatgtACAAAATTATGTTAGCCTACATGATTATGTGGAAAACTGCTGACGACTCAGCTCCCCAGGAAACAGGCCATTAAAGGTCTTTGTTAAAggtggctgttcacagagtgcttcATCCAAGCCTAATGATttaaagttgagtggaaggaaaaagtgtaacAGGAAGAGCTCCAACAGGGATAACCGTAGCAATGAAATGATTGGGAAGCACAGCCCATACGAGAGTTTGGGGCAGAGTCACATGCTGTGGACTGCAGCTGGGCTCAGAGCTTCAGAAGCCAGAACACAGACAGACGAGAACAGGAGACAGCGTGTCACTTTCCTTCTGTTGAACACTTCTTTAAGTTCTGATCCCAGAGGTCCAGTCAGTGCAGATATATCTGGACATACTTACCTGCAGGCCAACATTTCTGGTCTGATGTAAGATTGTAAGGTTCTGAAAACCTGCGTCTTATAATCCCTAATCATCAAAAGGAACAGAAATAATTGCCATTTGTCACTATTTAAAGGTACATACCCATgttatttggcttttttaaatttctacaTCAGTAGCTCAGTCTAGTTGTATACAAAGTTCTGATGAAAGATTATCACTTCCTTATGGCATATTGTTGTTTTATGCTTTCTtattgctcaatttgttagtaaataaagtgtTTCGTGTTTAAaggaagtacgtactgcacatgtgcagcaggggttaaaacaaggaagcggctaacgccTCTTAGCGTCTCACAGAGAAACAATGAATAATGGTCTaagatccagtggaaaaaaaaccccacaaaaaaatatatgaatccaAGAGGCTCGgctgtgaccgcagagttgactgacgtgattAAACGTTCTGATAAGAGGCTTGTAAAGTTTTTGTAGCTCGGTATATTCaattaataacagttggtcttcaatcacgccgagctgccgctttattgcgaggcattgcagagggtcaggctcggtccggcattatttacaagtgacttaTAAATTGTCGGGCGTTATTATAGTTCATAGTACCGTCATGccgtctgtttatatttgttcatGACGCCCGAGAGCAAATGATCTTTCGGCtgaaaaaggactatcaaaacactttTAAGATGTATAATacctttggtattttttttaattagcatgttatgtggctatatacctttaatggATCTAATATTCATAGTTTTActgaatgaaatacatttttcaatgaTATATTTACTGATATGCAGCAATCGAGCCATCTTTAATGTTGACGTTTTTGCTGTTGAGAGAAAACATGGCTACTTTTTAAAGTCCTATCTCTGTGCATCGCCGCTCtcctcttccccccccccctcctcctgcaGGCCTCTGCATAATGACTGGAGCCtccatctacacagcacagcttCACACTGCTGACAAAGGACAGTACGGGCACAGCTACATCCTGGCGTGGATCTC
It encodes:
- the emp1 gene encoding epithelial membrane protein 1, with protein sequence MLVLAGIVVLHITTIILLLVATIDNAWWVTETATTDLWGRWDLKNLAWHYSELQKYTEVQSDFLQSVQATSVLACVFTILALFVFVAQLFTLPKGQRFIFTGVLQLIACLCIMTGASIYTAQLHTADKGQYGHSYILAWISFVLTGFLTITYVVLRKRSE